ACTTGAACACCGGCGTTTATCATGGTCTGGATGAAGTCGGCGCCCGCATTTGGCACCTGCTGCAGCAGCCCATCACCGTCGATGAATTGCACGCCGCCATTCTGGCCGAATACGAAGTGGAAGCCGAGATCTGCCGCCGCGATATTCTGGAGCTGCTGCGCACCCTGCTCGACGCCGGTTTGATCCATTTCGCCGATGCTTCGCTTGCATAAATTCCTGCGCCTGCCTG
The window above is part of the candidate division KSB1 bacterium genome. Proteins encoded here:
- a CDS encoding PqqD family peptide modification chaperone; translated protein: MERTLTGTTRVVAAPEQIFSDLGGEIVILNLNTGVYHGLDEVGARIWHLLQQPITVDELHAAILAEYEVEAEICRRDILELLRTLLDAGLIHFADASLA